The sequence below is a genomic window from Rhizobium sp. NXC14.
TGCGGCAGACCATCCGTTATCTCGTAGAAATCACCCTTGTCAGTGCAATAAATGTGATGGCTGAAGGCAAGGCCGCTCGGTTCGTCGAAAGCTCCGGCCAGGACGGAAACCTCCGGCGATTCATCCCCCTGCCAAAACAGCGCCGAGCCACAATTGCCGCAGAAGCCGCGTTGCGCCTCGCCGCTCGAACGATACCAGCGGACCGCCTGGTCGTCTTCCACCGAAAGCGCCGCACGCGGCACGTTGACCGCAGCATAATAAAGTCCCGTCTGACGGCGGCATTGCGAACAGTGGCAACCGACAACAGGCCCGGGCTTTGCCCGAATTGAAAATCGCACGGCGCCGCAAAGACAGCCCCCTAGATGTTGTTCGCTCATGATAGCTCTCTCCTCGGTCCTGGAGAAACTTGCGGCCACGAGACCTCGTCGTCAAATCCATTCCCCTGAACAAGCAATCAGAAATCTTGAAGCGTTCACGATTGGCCGGCGGTCGCCGAATGTTGCCCGTTGACCACACCCGCCGACCTCCTCTCGTCATCGCGTTGAACCGGACGCTGATCTCGGTGATACTGATGGCTCAATTTATTCAACCCGCCGGGAGACTGACATGAGAGCGACCCTGTCCAGACAGAAAGGAAACATCGCCCACAAGGACATTCTGCTTCATGCACACGCAATTCTCTCGCGCGAGGAAAAGCTCGCGACGCCATAACCCCTTCCTGAACTCCTTCCGCGACGATTTGAACGCCGCTGAACGTGAGCGGCGCTGGTCGCGTATGCGCAAGTTCATCTCCTATTACCGCCCGCATCTGCCTTTGCTGCTGGCGGATCTGCTTTGCGCCGTCCTCGTCGCCGGCACCGCCGTGGTGTTGCCGCTCTGCGCCAACATCGTCACCAGCCGTCTTCTCGCGCTGCCGGATGCCCCGGAGGCTTTCGCTCAAATCCTTGCGATGGGCGGTGTGATGCTCGCCGTTCTGGCCGCCCAGATAGCTGCGATCTTCTTCGTCGATTATCGCGGCCACGTCATGGGTGCCCGCATCGAGGCGACGGTGCGGCAGGAACTCTTCGAGCATTGCCAGAAGCTGTCCTTCAGCTTCTACGATGGCCAACGCACCGGGCAGTTGATGAGCCGCATCACCAACGATTCCCTCTGGCTGGGCGAGCTCTTTCACCACGGCCCCGAGGATCTCTCCATTGCCGTCCTGAAATATGGCGGCGCCATGCTGGTCTTGTTCTTCATCGACCCGCTGCTGGCAACCCTCATCCTGTTGCTCACTCCGGAGGCGGTGGCCTATGCACTCTATTTCAACCGGCGCATGAACCATGCGCTCGAAGCCAGCAAGCGCCAGGTCGCCGCCGTCAACGAGCGTGTCGAGGATGCGCTTGCCGGCATCCGTGTCGTCCAGTCTTTCGCCAACGAAGCATTGGAACGGCAGCGCTTCGCCACACAAAACCAGCGTTTCCTGCAAAGCCGCGCCGACGGCTACCGCAGCGAGGCCTGGTTTTCGGTAGGCACCGAAAGCTTCGCCCAGCTCGTCACCATATTGGTGATCATCGCAGGAGGCCTACGCATCCTGACAGCGGGCCTTACCATCCCGGATATGCTGACCTTCCTGCTCTGCGTCGGCGTGCTGGTCGATCCCGTGCAGCGGCTCGCGAATTTCGTGCGCCTCTGGCAGGAGGGTTATACCGGCTTCACGAGAGCCATGGAGATCCTGGAAATCAATCCCGATATCACCGATCGACCGGACGCCCGTCCGATGCCGGCGCCAAGGGGCGAGATCAGTTTTTCCGACGTCGCCTTCGGCTACGAAGCCGATGGTCCCAGGGTGCTGGAGCGGCTTTCCCTCACCATCGCCCCCGGAGAGTTTGTCGCGCTGGTCGGCCCTTCTGGAGTGGGCAAGAGCACGCTTTGCGCGCTGATACCGCGCTTCTACGATGTCGAAGCTGGGGCGATCCGTATCGACGGAACCGATATCCGCGACGTCACGCTGGCTTCGCTGCGACGCCATGTCGGGGTGGTGCAGCAGGACGTCTATCTCTTTGCCGGCACCGTTGCGGAAAACCTGCGTTACGGCAAGCTGGACGCGACCGATGGCGAGCTCGAAGCGGCCGCCCGCGCCGCCAATGCGCACGACTTCATCATGGCTCTGCCGAACGGCTATGACACCGATATCGGCCAGCGCGGCGTCAAGCTTTCGGGCGGCCAGCGCCAGCGCATCACCATCGCCCGCGCCTTCCTCAAAGATCCGGAAATCCTGATCTTCGACGAAGCGACCAGCGCCCTCGACAACGAGAGCGAACGGGCGGTGCAGCAGGCGCTGCTCAGTCTGGCGAATGGCAGGACCACCCTGGTCATCGCCCACCGCCTGTCGACAGTCCGCCACGCCCACCGCATCCTGGTCCTGACGGGCGATGGCATTGTCGAACAGGGCACGCATGATGATCTGATGGCGCAAGGAGGCGTCTACGCCAACCTGCACAGCGTTCAGGCCAGCATCTGAAGCCAATAAAAAGCCCGGTCGAGCCGGGCTTTTCATCATCTGTTTCGGGCTATCCTCAGCCGTTGACGACCATGCGCTTCTCGTCGCGGCCGCCCTTCATCCGCTCGGCAAGCAGGAAGGCGAGTTCGAGCGCCTGGTCGGAATTGAGGCGCGGGTCGCAATGGGTGTGGTAGCGGTCCTGCAGATCGTCGGCTGTGACGGCGCGGGCGCCGCCGGTGCATTCCGTCACGTCCTTGCCGGTCATCTCGACATGGATACCGCCTGGATGTGTGCCTTCGGCGCGGTGAATCTGGAAGAAGCTTTCGACTTCCGACAGGATTCGCTCGAAGGGACGGGTCTTGTAGTTGTTGAGCGTGATCGTGTTGCCGTGCATCGGGTCGCAGGACCAGACGACCTTGCGGCCTTCGCGCTCGACGGCGCGAATGAGACGCGGCAGGTTTTCGGCGACCTCTTCATGGCCGAAGCGGCAGATCAGCGTCAGACGGCCCGCTTCGTTAGCGGGATTCAGAATGTCGATCAGCTGCAGCAGATCATCGGCCTGCAGCGACGGGCCGCATTTCAGGCCGATCGGGTTCTTGATGCCGCGGCAATATTCAATATGGGCATGATCTGCCTGGCGCGTGCGGTCGCCGATCCAGATCATGTGACCTGACGTGGCATACCAGTCGCCGGAGGTGGAATCGACGCGGGTCAGCGCTTCCTCGTAGCCGAGCAGCAGCGCCTCGTGGCTGGTGAAGAAATCGGTCTCGCGCAGGCTCGGGTGATTTTCCGAAGTGATGCCGATCGCTTTCATGAAATCCATGGTTTCGCTGATGCGGTCGGCAAGCTTGCGGTAGCGCTCGCCCTGCGGGCTGTCCTTGACGAAGCCGAGCATCCACTGATGCACGTTTTCGAGGTTGGCGTAACCGCCCATCGCAAAGGCGCGCAGGAGGTTCAGCGTCGCGGCCGACTGGCGATAGGCCATGGCTTGGCGTTCCGGGTTCGGAATGCGCGACTCCTCGGTGAATTCGATGCCGTTGATGATGTCGCCGCGATAGGCGGGCAGCGTCACGTCGCCCTGCTTCTCGACATTCGACGAGCGCGGCTTGGCGAACTGGCCGGCGATGCGGCCGACCTTGACGACCGGCAGCTGCGCGCCGAAGGTCAGCACGACGGCCATCTGCAGGAAAGCGCGGAAGAAGTCGCGGATGTTGTCGGCGCCGTGTTCGGCGAAGCTCTCGGCGCAGTCGCCGCCCTGCAGCAGAAAACCGTTGCCCTCAGCGACATTGGCGAGATGCTTCTTCAGGCGGCGCGCTTCGCCTGCGAAGACGAGCGGCGGATAGCTGGCGAGAGTGGCCTCTGTTGCCGCCAAAGCGGCTGCATCGGGATATTCGGGAACCTGCAGGATCGGTTTCTGCCGCCAGCTGCTCGGGGTCCAGTTCTCTGCCATTTTACCAACCTCACTCACATCCATTCCTCGGATGCCCTGTCTTAATATCCGGCGGCTTATAGACCTTTAGATCAAGCTTGCAAAGGCCAATCACCGGAAGCTTTAAACCAGCATATACCATGTCGATTTCCCCATATTTCAGACTTTGCATGTAGAAGCTGAAGGAGTTTCAATTCGGGGACATGTCATGGCGATCCTTCCGCCCGGCTTCATATTGGACCGCTCGGGCAATTTCGGCATCATGACGGCATTGCTGATGGTGCCGCTCGTGGGTGCGGCCGGCATGGCGGTCGACGTGGCCCGCGCACTGAGCCTGAGAACGCAGCTCTACGCCGCCGCCGATGCTGCGGCCGTCGGTTCGATCGCCGAAAAATCGGGCGCGGTCGCCGCCGCAATGACAATGAACGGCAACGGCACGGTCTCGCTTGGCAACACCGACGCCCGCAACATCTTCATGTCGCAGACGTCGGGTGAACTGACCGACATTCATATCGATCTCGGCATCGACGTCACCAAGACCGCCAATAAGCTGAACTCGCAAGTTTCCTTCACCGCGACCGTGCCGACTACCTTCATGCGCATTTTTGGCCGGGATTCGATCACCATCTCCGGCACGGCGACAGCTGAATACCAGACTGCCGCCTTCATGGATTTCTACATCCTGCTCGACAACACGCCTTCCATGGGCGTCGGCGCGACCGCAACCGACGTTTCGAAGCTGCAAGCCAAGACCGGCTGCGCTTTCGCCTGTCACCAGATGGACCAGAGCACCAACAACTACACCATAGCCAAGAGCCTCGGCGTCACCATGCGCATCGACGTGGTTCGCCAGGCTACCCAGGCGCTGACCGATACGGCCAAGGCCGAGCGCGTCAGCAGCGATCAGTTTCGGATGGGTGTCTACACTTTCGGCACCAAGGCCGAGGACGCGAAGCTGACGACGATTTCCGGCCTCACCTCCGACCTGACAAAAGTCAAGAATTATACCGACGCGGTCGACCTGATGACAATTCCTTACCAGAATTACAACAGTGACCAGCTCACGAGCTTCGACAGTGCGATGACGCAGATCAACACTATCATCGACCCCGCGGGCGACGGAACCTCGAATATCAGCCCTGAAAAAATCCTGTTTTTCGTCGCCGACGGCGTCGGCGACAGCTACAAGCCCTCGACATGTACCAAGAAGACGACCGGCGGTCGCTGCCAGGAGCCGATCGACACGTCTTTCTGCAAGCCGCTGAAGGACCGAGGCGTCAAGATCGCCGTGCTCTATACGACTTACCTGCCGCTGCCCAGCAACAACTGGTACAACACCTGGATCAAGCCCTTCCAGAGCGAGATACCGACGAAAATGCAGGCCTGCGCCTCGCCCGGCCTTTATTTCGAAGTCACGCCGACCGACGGCATCGCCGACGCGATGAAGGCGCTTTTCCTCAAAGTCATCCGCGCGCCGCGCATCACTAGTTAACAGGGCTCAGAGGCGCTGCCCATCACGGATGCGGTAGCTCGGCGCATACATGGTGACGAGCTCTTCGGCCGCGGTCGGGTGCAGCGCCATCGTCCGGTCGAAATCGTCCTTGGTGCAGCCGGCCTTGAGCGTGACGCCGAGCAGCTGCGCCATCTCACCGGCATCGTGCCCGAGGATATGAGCCCCCACCACCTTGCGGCTCGCCGCATCGACGATCAGCTTCATGATCATCCGCTCGGACCGGCCCGAAAGCGTCGCCTTCAGCGGCCGGAACTGGGCCCGGTAGACTTCGAGCTCGCCATAACGCTTGCCCGCCTCCTCTTCCGACAGGCCGACGGTGCCGATCTCGGGCTGTGAGAAGACGGCGGTGGGGATCAGGTCATGGTCCGGCCGGGTCGGATTGTTCTTGTACTCGGTCTCGATGAAGCACATCGCCTCGTGAATCGCCACCGGCGTCAGCTGTACCCGATTGGTGACATCACCGAGAGCATAGATATTTTCGACGTTTGTACGGGAATAATCATCGACTATGATGGCGCCGCGCTCGTCGATGGCGACGCCGGCTGCCTCGAGACCGAGGCCTTCCGTATTCGGATCGCGCCCGAGCGCAAGCATCACGACATCGGCCTGCAGCGTGCCGCTGTTCAGCGTCTCCAGCACCAGCCCATCGTCGGTCTTCGAAACTTGCTGCAGCGTGTCATGACAGAGGATGCGGATGCCCTTGGCGACCATCGCCTCGTGCAGCCCCCGCCTTAAATCCTCGTCGAAGCGGGACAGGATCTCGGCGCCGCGATAGATCAGTGTCGTCGCCACGCCGAGGCCATGGAAGATATTGGCGAATTCGACGGCGATGTAACCGCCGCCTGCGATCACGATCGATTTTGGCAGTTCCTCGAGATGAAATGCGTCGTTGGAAGAAATGCAAAGCTCGTGTCCGGGAAGCGCGACATGCGGGTTCGGGCGTCCGCCGGTGGCGATTACGATCGTCTTAGCCGTCACCGTCTGCCCTGTTTTCACGAGCCGCACCGTATGGGCATCGACGAGTTCAGCGCGCGTTTCCAGAATCTCGGCGTTGGCGCCGGCGAGCCCTTTCTTGTAGAGGCCTTCCAGCCGCGCGATCTCCGCATCCTTGGCGGCCACCAGCTTCTTCCAGTCGAAGCTGCTTCGGCCGACCGTCCAGCCGAAACCCGCCGCATCCTCGAAGTGCTCGTGGAATTGCGAAGCATAGACGAAGAGCTTCTTCGGCACGCAGCCGCGGATGACGCATGTCCCGCCATAGCGATATTCCTCGGCAATCGCCACCCTCTTGCCGAGCGAGGCGGCGACGCGCGCAGCGCGCACGCCTCCGGAACCACCGCCGATGACGAAAAGGTCGTAATCATAGGAAGACATGAGAAGCTCCGGAAGGGAATCGCTGGAAGGACGTTGCTGATATAGGGGTGATCATCATAAAAACAAAAGCCCCGCTGCTGCGTCTTCCCGTACTCCATGGCCGAATCTTGATCGGAAGGTGCCCCGGTCACCGTTTACGGTTGACCGCGTCGGCAGAGGCTGGCAGGCAATGCACGAGACTGAAAGGATGCCGGAGCAAAAGATGGATCAAACTCTCTTCGCCAACCTGTGCAGGGCCGGCAAGTTCAAGGAAGCGCTCAACCTCGCCATCCAGGGCCACGAGGGCGAAAAATTCACGCCAAGCCGCTTTGCCATGGACAAGAAAACAGGGCTGCCGATCTTCTACCGCGGCAACAAGCGCGTAGAGCCGGATGAGACCGGCGTATGGCAGCTGGCCAAGAGTTCGAAGGATTGGGGCTGATCGCGCGTGGCATATTTTCTCTCTCGAGGATTTGACGCTCTCAGCCGGTAATGCGGAAATCCCTCGGCATATTCTCGAGCTGAGCCGCTTCCGTCTCGACGCTTGAGACCGATGCCCCTGCAGGTCCGCGCCTCAAACGCTCGATCATCATCGAAATCGCATTATCCGCTCCAGCGATCAAGACGGAGACAGATCCGTCGGCTTCGTTGCGGACCCAACCCGTTACGCCGAGCCGCAGCGCCTCATCGCGAGTCCACATGCGAAAACCGACACCTTGGACCCTGCCTGATATCCGCACTTGCACCGCCTCGTGATGATCGGACATGTAGCCTCACCAAAACCTCGCCGTTATTGCCGTATCCATCATAACAAAAAAGCCCGGACGATGCCGGGCTTTTGCAAATCTGCGGAGGCAGCCCTTACTTCTGGGCAGCCGGGGCTGGCGCCGGAGCGGGTGCAGGAGCCACTGGGCTCTCGGTTGCCGGCGGTGGCGCCTTGATGACCTTGGACAGCTCGGCATTGCTCTGCTTTTCCAGGTCTCGCGAAATGCCCTGCGCCCAGATGTCGGCAGCCTTGGCCGTTTCGCGGGAGGCGACTGGACCATCGCGCAGCAGCTTCTTGCCGACGTCGGAATTATAGAAATCCGCAATCGCCTTCAGCTCGTCGACCGTGAAGGCCTTGGCATAAGTGAGCGCCGCCTCCTTTTCCAGATCACCGCGGCGCGGCGCCAGCTTCAGCGCCTGCGCGTCGACGGTCGATGAAATGATGTCCTGATAGTTCGGCGAATCCTGGATCAGGCCGGCCTTCAGGCGCTCGGCGAGGCCGGGCAGGATATTGTCGAACTGGGCAGTGGCACCGATCGCGTCAATCGCCGCGCGCGCCGCCTTCAGCTGCTCTTCGGAAACTTCCTGCGCCTTGACGGCGGAGCCGAAGACAAGCCCGGAAAGAACGATGGTCGCAGCGGCAAGACGGCCAAGACCTGCAATGTTCATCATAAGTGTATGCTCCTGTTATCTGTTTGCCTGCAGCGTGCGCGCACCCGCAGGACCGGCGATGATCGCAAGTGCCGCCATATTGATAAAGAGCCCGTGTTCGACGACGCCGGGTATGGAATTCAGCTCGCTCGAAAGCGCCTCTGCATCAGGAATGCGGCCAAAAGATGCATCGATGATGTAATGGCCGCCATCCGTGGTAAACTCTCCGTCACCGGAATGGCGCAGGTTGAGCTCGCCGGAAAGCCCGAGCCGAGCGGCGACCTTTTCAATGGCGATCCGCGTCGAGACGAGACCGAACGGATTGATCTCGATCGGCAGCGCGAAGGCGCCGAGTGTCTCGACCAGCTTGCTCTCGTCGGCAATGACGATCATCCTCTGCGAAGCGGCGGCGACGATCTTTTCGCGCAGCAGCGCGCCGCCGCCGCCCTTGATCAGCCTGAGCGCCGGATCGACCTCATCGGCACCGTCAACCGTGAGATCGAGCGCCGGCAGCTCGTCTAGCGACTTCAGCGGCACACCGAGCTCGACACAGAGCCGCGCCGTTCGTTCGGACGTCGGAACACCTTCGACCTGGAAGCCGCCTGCGACCTTCTCCGCCAGCAGACGGACGAATTCTTCCGCTGTACTCCCAGTTCCGATGCCGAGACGCATCCCGCTTTCGACATGGGCGAGCGCGGCCTCGGCGGCCTTGATCTTCATTTCGCGCGCATCCATGCGCCGCCAGCTCCGAATTATTGCGTTGGATGTGCTGTTTACACGGCTCGCCTGGCAAACGAAAGTCAAAATCATCACGGAAAATGAAAAGCCGAAACAAACGCCTGCGGCTTCCCGCGAATCCTCAGGCCGTTGCTTTCCTCCCCACGATCGCCTACCGATATCATCATTCCTGGGAATGACGCGTCGTCCATCGAAGCCGCTCGCAAGACGCCCATCGCTCAAAGAGGCAAACCCCTTGACCCCTGCCCCCGCCCCGCTCGTCGTCTTCGATCTCGACGGCACCCTTCTCGACACCCATGCCGATCTCGTCGAAAGCCTGAACCATACGATCGCAGCCCTCGGCCTCGAACCGGTCAGTTATGACGACCTCACTCACCTCGTCGGCCAGGGAGCGCGGGTGATGATCGAGCGCGCCTGCCGGCTGCGCGGCCATTCGCTCGCGGAAGACGGCCTGCCGCTGCTGGTGGAACGCTTCGTCGCCCATTATGCCGGCAATATGCCCGGCCATACGGAACCCTATCCCGGTTTGGTCGCCGCGATGAACCGCCTGAAATCCGCTGACTACCGCCTCGCCGTCTGCACTAACAAGATGGAAAGCCTCGCGCTCGGTCTGCTCGGCAAGCTCAATCTCGCCCACTATTTCAAAGCAGTCATCGGCGGCGACACCTTCCAATACCGCAAGCCCGACGCCCGTCACCTCACCGGCACCATCGAGCGCGCCGGCGGCAATATTTCCCGAACCGTGATGATCGGCGACAGCATCAACGATATCGCCGTGGCCAAAAACGCCGCCGTGCCGTCGATTGCCGTGCCCTTCGGCTACTCGGATGTGCCGGTCTCGACTTTGAACCCGGACGTGATCATCACGCACTATGATGAACTAACGGTGGAGTTGGTGGAAAGGCTGCTGCGGGAGAATGCGGAGAAGGCTGCTGTTTGAGGGCTGGAAACTTCGCCGATGCCCTGCAGTTGTAGCCCCCTCATCCGCCTGCCGGCACCTTCTCCCTGCTGGGTAGAAGGGACAAGCCTCTGATCCCCTGCTCCCATCAAAACGTCCCATTGTTACGAGGTGTGCGCCGCTTGTTCCCCCTTCTACCCAGCGGGGAGCGGTGTCGTACGTGACCCTCAGCCTTGCCTTACCGGGATGGAGGGCAATGTCGAGATGGCTTTTGCCGACATCGATTCCGGCCAGATCATGCTATTATCGGTCATCTTCGTCGTCCCTGTCTTGGATACGAACCCCAAGGTTCCTGCAACCACACGGGCCAGATGAAGAGCCGGT
It includes:
- a CDS encoding DUF2059 domain-containing protein; its protein translation is MMNIAGLGRLAAATIVLSGLVFGSAVKAQEVSEEQLKAARAAIDAIGATAQFDNILPGLAERLKAGLIQDSPNYQDIISSTVDAQALKLAPRRGDLEKEAALTYAKAFTVDELKAIADFYNSDVGKKLLRDGPVASRETAKAADIWAQGISRDLEKQSNAELSKVIKAPPPATESPVAPAPAPAPAPAAQK
- a CDS encoding 3-deoxy-7-phosphoheptulonate synthase class II, with product MAENWTPSSWRQKPILQVPEYPDAAALAATEATLASYPPLVFAGEARRLKKHLANVAEGNGFLLQGGDCAESFAEHGADNIRDFFRAFLQMAVVLTFGAQLPVVKVGRIAGQFAKPRSSNVEKQGDVTLPAYRGDIINGIEFTEESRIPNPERQAMAYRQSAATLNLLRAFAMGGYANLENVHQWMLGFVKDSPQGERYRKLADRISETMDFMKAIGITSENHPSLRETDFFTSHEALLLGYEEALTRVDSTSGDWYATSGHMIWIGDRTRQADHAHIEYCRGIKNPIGLKCGPSLQADDLLQLIDILNPANEAGRLTLICRFGHEEVAENLPRLIRAVEREGRKVVWSCDPMHGNTITLNNYKTRPFERILSEVESFFQIHRAEGTHPGGIHVEMTGKDVTECTGGARAVTADDLQDRYHTHCDPRLNSDQALELAFLLAERMKGGRDEKRMVVNG
- the gor gene encoding glutathione-disulfide reductase, which gives rise to MSSYDYDLFVIGGGSGGVRAARVAASLGKRVAIAEEYRYGGTCVIRGCVPKKLFVYASQFHEHFEDAAGFGWTVGRSSFDWKKLVAAKDAEIARLEGLYKKGLAGANAEILETRAELVDAHTVRLVKTGQTVTAKTIVIATGGRPNPHVALPGHELCISSNDAFHLEELPKSIVIAGGGYIAVEFANIFHGLGVATTLIYRGAEILSRFDEDLRRGLHEAMVAKGIRILCHDTLQQVSKTDDGLVLETLNSGTLQADVVMLALGRDPNTEGLGLEAAGVAIDERGAIIVDDYSRTNVENIYALGDVTNRVQLTPVAIHEAMCFIETEYKNNPTRPDHDLIPTAVFSQPEIGTVGLSEEEAGKRYGELEVYRAQFRPLKATLSGRSERMIMKLIVDAASRKVVGAHILGHDAGEMAQLLGVTLKAGCTKDDFDRTMALHPTAAEELVTMYAPSYRIRDGQRL
- the rpiA gene encoding ribose-5-phosphate isomerase RpiA, producing the protein MDAREMKIKAAEAALAHVESGMRLGIGTGSTAEEFVRLLAEKVAGGFQVEGVPTSERTARLCVELGVPLKSLDELPALDLTVDGADEVDPALRLIKGGGGALLREKIVAAASQRMIVIADESKLVETLGAFALPIEINPFGLVSTRIAIEKVAARLGLSGELNLRHSGDGEFTTDGGHYIIDASFGRIPDAEALSSELNSIPGVVEHGLFINMAALAIIAGPAGARTLQANR
- a CDS encoding GFA family protein, which codes for MSEQHLGGCLCGAVRFSIRAKPGPVVGCHCSQCRRQTGLYYAAVNVPRAALSVEDDQAVRWYRSSGEAQRGFCGNCGSALFWQGDESPEVSVLAGAFDEPSGLAFSHHIYCTDKGDFYEITDGLPQYDRYPPR
- a CDS encoding acylphosphatase, translating into MSDHHEAVQVRISGRVQGVGFRMWTRDEALRLGVTGWVRNEADGSVSVLIAGADNAISMMIERLRRGPAGASVSSVETEAAQLENMPRDFRITG
- a CDS encoding ABC transporter ATP-binding protein; protein product: MHTQFSRARKSSRRHNPFLNSFRDDLNAAERERRWSRMRKFISYYRPHLPLLLADLLCAVLVAGTAVVLPLCANIVTSRLLALPDAPEAFAQILAMGGVMLAVLAAQIAAIFFVDYRGHVMGARIEATVRQELFEHCQKLSFSFYDGQRTGQLMSRITNDSLWLGELFHHGPEDLSIAVLKYGGAMLVLFFIDPLLATLILLLTPEAVAYALYFNRRMNHALEASKRQVAAVNERVEDALAGIRVVQSFANEALERQRFATQNQRFLQSRADGYRSEAWFSVGTESFAQLVTILVIIAGGLRILTAGLTIPDMLTFLLCVGVLVDPVQRLANFVRLWQEGYTGFTRAMEILEINPDITDRPDARPMPAPRGEISFSDVAFGYEADGPRVLERLSLTIAPGEFVALVGPSGVGKSTLCALIPRFYDVEAGAIRIDGTDIRDVTLASLRRHVGVVQQDVYLFAGTVAENLRYGKLDATDGELEAAARAANAHDFIMALPNGYDTDIGQRGVKLSGGQRQRITIARAFLKDPEILIFDEATSALDNESERAVQQALLSLANGRTTLVIAHRLSTVRHAHRILVLTGDGIVEQGTHDDLMAQGGVYANLHSVQASI
- a CDS encoding HAD family hydrolase, which produces MTPAPAPLVVFDLDGTLLDTHADLVESLNHTIAALGLEPVSYDDLTHLVGQGARVMIERACRLRGHSLAEDGLPLLVERFVAHYAGNMPGHTEPYPGLVAAMNRLKSADYRLAVCTNKMESLALGLLGKLNLAHYFKAVIGGDTFQYRKPDARHLTGTIERAGGNISRTVMIGDSINDIAVAKNAAVPSIAVPFGYSDVPVSTLNPDVIITHYDELTVELVERLLRENAEKAAV
- a CDS encoding pilus assembly protein TadG-related protein gives rise to the protein MAILPPGFILDRSGNFGIMTALLMVPLVGAAGMAVDVARALSLRTQLYAAADAAAVGSIAEKSGAVAAAMTMNGNGTVSLGNTDARNIFMSQTSGELTDIHIDLGIDVTKTANKLNSQVSFTATVPTTFMRIFGRDSITISGTATAEYQTAAFMDFYILLDNTPSMGVGATATDVSKLQAKTGCAFACHQMDQSTNNYTIAKSLGVTMRIDVVRQATQALTDTAKAERVSSDQFRMGVYTFGTKAEDAKLTTISGLTSDLTKVKNYTDAVDLMTIPYQNYNSDQLTSFDSAMTQINTIIDPAGDGTSNISPEKILFFVADGVGDSYKPSTCTKKTTGGRCQEPIDTSFCKPLKDRGVKIAVLYTTYLPLPSNNWYNTWIKPFQSEIPTKMQACASPGLYFEVTPTDGIADAMKALFLKVIRAPRITS